One Bombus pyrosoma isolate SC7728 linkage group LG7, ASM1482585v1, whole genome shotgun sequence genomic window carries:
- the LOC122569358 gene encoding PX domain-containing protein kinase-like protein isoform X2, whose amino-acid sequence MALFEKRYTNKVLLDDTEKLTSVIENARTIDGHTEYVIRTQRGPLPEKSWRVSRRYNDFVQLNATLSISGIDLALPPKKIIGNMEPDFIAQRQVALQNYLNNILMNPILASSLPMKKFLDPDNYTAPLHEIALQQVSLALRSDANFEVCKAIPDMGWRLRKHYYTVKNRQNPKQELLLAWVEFGPDKHLQDKDMQGVFKSLGTLKHNYIEPIVYQHVTENGALMIRNFYPTGTLRDILCVTKPKQPFIKKYGNPKQTKSLTVPEIAMYGYQILEALGFLHEKGLPYGHLHTGNILLTQRCAKLLDLENGLLGLPAFYRPYVVQRRKLHATTQVDVYSFGHVLYEMAFGRPLLEATCSELPYCEATLKSLLEVILAPEALKQDLPTVSHLLEHPFFESARHAVLAVGSMERPHFKLSSHLKEALQQAVNKAEQRLKDEQKVARHQKRLVKVQEMMSSEEEMKKRKQKLKKEQKLAQEQRSANQLSANGMKHVNGKSPERSDSPTSTSTATSVGTLTPPSLHVPQSDGVPAKCTVPPPPMPPPVDTSNVSKLTNERAALLGSICNFNKTSLRKVANEYH is encoded by the exons ATGGCTTTATTTGAGAAGCGATATACAAATAAAGTGCTACTAGATGATACAGAGAAGTTGACGAGCGTCATTGAAAATGCAAGAACAATCGACGGACACACG GAATATGTGATTAGAACACAAAGAGGTCCACTTCCAGAGAAATCTTGGAGAGTTAGTAGACGCTACAATGACTTCGTACAACTTAATGCAACTTTATCAATATCAGGCATTGACCTGGCACTTCCtccaaagaaaattattggtAATATGGAACCAGACTTCATAGCTCAACGTCAAGTAGCCCTACAG AATTACCTAAACAATATACTAATGAATCCTATATTGGCATCGTCACTTCCCatgaaaaaattcttagaTCCAGATAATTACACAGCGCCATTACATG AAATAGCTCTGCAACAGGTGTCACTAGCTTTACGCAGTGATGCAAATTTCGAAGTTTGTAAGGCCATTCCTGATATGGGATGGCGGTTGAGGAAGCATTATTATACTGTAAAAAATCGTCAAAATCCCAAGCAAGAGTTACTGCTTGCATGGGTAGAATTTGGTCCAGACAAACACCTGCAAGATAAAGATATGCAAGGAGTTTTCAAAAGTTTAGGGACATTGAAGCATAATTATATAGAACCAATCGTTTATCAACATGTAACGGAAAATGGAGCGTTAatgataagaaatttttatccaaCGGGTACATTACGTGACATTTTGTGTGTAACTAAACCCAAACAACcgtttataaagaaatacggAAACCCAAAACAAACTAAATCGTTAACAGTGCCTGAAATTGCTATGTATGGTTACCAG ATTTTGGAAGCTTTAGGATTTCTTCACGAAAAGGGCCTACCATACGGACATTTACATACaggaaatattcttttgaCTCAGAGGTGTGCGAAATTGCTGGATCTAGAAAATGGCCTGTTAGGCTTACCAGCATTTTATCGACCTTATGTTGTGCAAAGGCGTAAACTTCACGCTACG acTCAAGTAGATGTTTATTCGTTTGGACATGTATTATATGAAATGGCATTTGGACGACCACTGTTAGAAGCAACGTGTTCTGAGTTACCTTATTGTGAAGCAACCTTAAAAAGTCTGCTGGAAGTGATACTCGCACCAGAAGCTCTGAAACAAGATTTACCAACGGTATCGCATTTATTAGAACATCCATTCTTCGAGTCAGCAAGACATGCTGTATTAGCTGTTGGCTCTATGGAACGACCACACTTCAAATTAAGTAGTCATTTGAAGGAGGCTCTGCAGCAAGCAGTGAACAAAGCAGAACAACGATTAAAAGACGAACAGAAAGTAGCAAGACATCAAAAGAGGCTTGTCAAAGTTCAGGAAATGATGAGCTCGGAAGAAGAGATGAAAAAGCGAAAACAAAAgcta AAGAAAGAACAGAAATTGGCCCAAGAACAACGTTCTGCAAATCAGTTAAGTGCGAATGGGATGAAACACGTAAACGGCAAGAGCCCAGAGCGCTCGGATAGTCCTACAAGTACTTCTACAGCGACCAGCGTTGGAACTTTAACACCCCCATCGCTGC ATGTGCCGCAAAGTGATGGAGTTCCTGCTAAGTGTACTGTACCACCACCTCCGATGCCACCACCTGTTGATACAAGTAATGTTTCAAAGTTGACCAATGAACGAGCTGCTCTGCTAGGAAGTATTTGTAACTTCAATAAAACTAGTCTTCGTAAAGTTGCCAATGAATATCATTGA
- the LOC122569358 gene encoding PX domain-containing protein kinase-like protein isoform X3, with the protein MALFEKRYTNKVLLDDTEKLTSVIENARTIDGHTEYVIRTQRGPLPEKSWRVSRRYNDFVQLNATLSISGIDLALPPKKIIGNMEPDFIAQRQVALQNYLNNILMNPILASSLPMKKFLDPDNYTAPLHEIALQQVSLALRSDANFEVCKAIPDMGWRLRKHYYTVKNRQNPKQELLLAWVEFGPDKHLQDKDMQGVFKSLGTLKHNYIEPIVYQHVTENGALMIRNFYPTGTLRDILCVTKPKQPFIKKYGNPKQTKSLTVPEIAMYGYQILEALGFLHEKGLPYGHLHTGNILLTQRCAKLLDLENGLLGLPAFYRPYVVQRRKLHATTQVDVYSFGHVLYEMAFGRPLLEATCSELPYCEATLKSLLEVILAPEALKQDLPTVSHLLEHPFFESARHAVLAVGSMERPHFKLSSHLKEALQQAVNKAEQRLKDEQKVARHQKRLVKVQEMMSSEEEMKKRKQKLKKEQKLAQEQRSANQLSANGMKHVNGKSPERSDSPTSTSTATSVGTLTPPSLPGHKS; encoded by the exons ATGGCTTTATTTGAGAAGCGATATACAAATAAAGTGCTACTAGATGATACAGAGAAGTTGACGAGCGTCATTGAAAATGCAAGAACAATCGACGGACACACG GAATATGTGATTAGAACACAAAGAGGTCCACTTCCAGAGAAATCTTGGAGAGTTAGTAGACGCTACAATGACTTCGTACAACTTAATGCAACTTTATCAATATCAGGCATTGACCTGGCACTTCCtccaaagaaaattattggtAATATGGAACCAGACTTCATAGCTCAACGTCAAGTAGCCCTACAG AATTACCTAAACAATATACTAATGAATCCTATATTGGCATCGTCACTTCCCatgaaaaaattcttagaTCCAGATAATTACACAGCGCCATTACATG AAATAGCTCTGCAACAGGTGTCACTAGCTTTACGCAGTGATGCAAATTTCGAAGTTTGTAAGGCCATTCCTGATATGGGATGGCGGTTGAGGAAGCATTATTATACTGTAAAAAATCGTCAAAATCCCAAGCAAGAGTTACTGCTTGCATGGGTAGAATTTGGTCCAGACAAACACCTGCAAGATAAAGATATGCAAGGAGTTTTCAAAAGTTTAGGGACATTGAAGCATAATTATATAGAACCAATCGTTTATCAACATGTAACGGAAAATGGAGCGTTAatgataagaaatttttatccaaCGGGTACATTACGTGACATTTTGTGTGTAACTAAACCCAAACAACcgtttataaagaaatacggAAACCCAAAACAAACTAAATCGTTAACAGTGCCTGAAATTGCTATGTATGGTTACCAG ATTTTGGAAGCTTTAGGATTTCTTCACGAAAAGGGCCTACCATACGGACATTTACATACaggaaatattcttttgaCTCAGAGGTGTGCGAAATTGCTGGATCTAGAAAATGGCCTGTTAGGCTTACCAGCATTTTATCGACCTTATGTTGTGCAAAGGCGTAAACTTCACGCTACG acTCAAGTAGATGTTTATTCGTTTGGACATGTATTATATGAAATGGCATTTGGACGACCACTGTTAGAAGCAACGTGTTCTGAGTTACCTTATTGTGAAGCAACCTTAAAAAGTCTGCTGGAAGTGATACTCGCACCAGAAGCTCTGAAACAAGATTTACCAACGGTATCGCATTTATTAGAACATCCATTCTTCGAGTCAGCAAGACATGCTGTATTAGCTGTTGGCTCTATGGAACGACCACACTTCAAATTAAGTAGTCATTTGAAGGAGGCTCTGCAGCAAGCAGTGAACAAAGCAGAACAACGATTAAAAGACGAACAGAAAGTAGCAAGACATCAAAAGAGGCTTGTCAAAGTTCAGGAAATGATGAGCTCGGAAGAAGAGATGAAAAAGCGAAAACAAAAgcta AAGAAAGAACAGAAATTGGCCCAAGAACAACGTTCTGCAAATCAGTTAAGTGCGAATGGGATGAAACACGTAAACGGCAAGAGCCCAGAGCGCTCGGATAGTCCTACAAGTACTTCTACAGCGACCAGCGTTGGAACTTTAACACCCCCATCGCTGC CTGGGCACAAAAGTTGA
- the LOC122569358 gene encoding PX domain-containing protein kinase-like protein isoform X1 yields MALFEKRYTNKVLLDDTEKLTSVIENARTIDGHTEYVIRTQRGPLPEKSWRVSRRYNDFVQLNATLSISGIDLALPPKKIIGNMEPDFIAQRQVALQNYLNNILMNPILASSLPMKKFLDPDNYTAPLHEIALQQVSLALRSDANFEVCKAIPDMGWRLRKHYYTVKNRQNPKQELLLAWVEFGPDKHLQDKDMQGVFKSLGTLKHNYIEPIVYQHVTENGALMIRNFYPTGTLRDILCVTKPKQPFIKKYGNPKQTKSLTVPEIAMYGYQILEALGFLHEKGLPYGHLHTGNILLTQRCAKLLDLENGLLGLPAFYRPYVVQRRKLHATTQVDVYSFGHVLYEMAFGRPLLEATCSELPYCEATLKSLLEVILAPEALKQDLPTVSHLLEHPFFESARHAVLAVGSMERPHFKLSSHLKEALQQAVNKAEQRLKDEQKVARHQKRLVKVQEMMSSEEEMKKRKQKLKKEQKLAQEQRSANQLSANGMKHVNGKSPERSDSPTSTSTATSVGTLTPPSLRSIDVPQSDGVPAKCTVPPPPMPPPVDTSNVSKLTNERAALLGSICNFNKTSLRKVANEYH; encoded by the exons ATGGCTTTATTTGAGAAGCGATATACAAATAAAGTGCTACTAGATGATACAGAGAAGTTGACGAGCGTCATTGAAAATGCAAGAACAATCGACGGACACACG GAATATGTGATTAGAACACAAAGAGGTCCACTTCCAGAGAAATCTTGGAGAGTTAGTAGACGCTACAATGACTTCGTACAACTTAATGCAACTTTATCAATATCAGGCATTGACCTGGCACTTCCtccaaagaaaattattggtAATATGGAACCAGACTTCATAGCTCAACGTCAAGTAGCCCTACAG AATTACCTAAACAATATACTAATGAATCCTATATTGGCATCGTCACTTCCCatgaaaaaattcttagaTCCAGATAATTACACAGCGCCATTACATG AAATAGCTCTGCAACAGGTGTCACTAGCTTTACGCAGTGATGCAAATTTCGAAGTTTGTAAGGCCATTCCTGATATGGGATGGCGGTTGAGGAAGCATTATTATACTGTAAAAAATCGTCAAAATCCCAAGCAAGAGTTACTGCTTGCATGGGTAGAATTTGGTCCAGACAAACACCTGCAAGATAAAGATATGCAAGGAGTTTTCAAAAGTTTAGGGACATTGAAGCATAATTATATAGAACCAATCGTTTATCAACATGTAACGGAAAATGGAGCGTTAatgataagaaatttttatccaaCGGGTACATTACGTGACATTTTGTGTGTAACTAAACCCAAACAACcgtttataaagaaatacggAAACCCAAAACAAACTAAATCGTTAACAGTGCCTGAAATTGCTATGTATGGTTACCAG ATTTTGGAAGCTTTAGGATTTCTTCACGAAAAGGGCCTACCATACGGACATTTACATACaggaaatattcttttgaCTCAGAGGTGTGCGAAATTGCTGGATCTAGAAAATGGCCTGTTAGGCTTACCAGCATTTTATCGACCTTATGTTGTGCAAAGGCGTAAACTTCACGCTACG acTCAAGTAGATGTTTATTCGTTTGGACATGTATTATATGAAATGGCATTTGGACGACCACTGTTAGAAGCAACGTGTTCTGAGTTACCTTATTGTGAAGCAACCTTAAAAAGTCTGCTGGAAGTGATACTCGCACCAGAAGCTCTGAAACAAGATTTACCAACGGTATCGCATTTATTAGAACATCCATTCTTCGAGTCAGCAAGACATGCTGTATTAGCTGTTGGCTCTATGGAACGACCACACTTCAAATTAAGTAGTCATTTGAAGGAGGCTCTGCAGCAAGCAGTGAACAAAGCAGAACAACGATTAAAAGACGAACAGAAAGTAGCAAGACATCAAAAGAGGCTTGTCAAAGTTCAGGAAATGATGAGCTCGGAAGAAGAGATGAAAAAGCGAAAACAAAAgcta AAGAAAGAACAGAAATTGGCCCAAGAACAACGTTCTGCAAATCAGTTAAGTGCGAATGGGATGAAACACGTAAACGGCAAGAGCCCAGAGCGCTCGGATAGTCCTACAAGTACTTCTACAGCGACCAGCGTTGGAACTTTAACACCCCCATCGCTGC GTTCTATAGATGTGCCGCAAAGTGATGGAGTTCCTGCTAAGTGTACTGTACCACCACCTCCGATGCCACCACCTGTTGATACAAGTAATGTTTCAAAGTTGACCAATGAACGAGCTGCTCTGCTAGGAAGTATTTGTAACTTCAATAAAACTAGTCTTCGTAAAGTTGCCAATGAATATCATTGA
- the LOC122569358 gene encoding PX domain-containing protein kinase-like protein isoform X4, with product MEPDFIAQRQVALQNYLNNILMNPILASSLPMKKFLDPDNYTAPLHEIALQQVSLALRSDANFEVCKAIPDMGWRLRKHYYTVKNRQNPKQELLLAWVEFGPDKHLQDKDMQGVFKSLGTLKHNYIEPIVYQHVTENGALMIRNFYPTGTLRDILCVTKPKQPFIKKYGNPKQTKSLTVPEIAMYGYQILEALGFLHEKGLPYGHLHTGNILLTQRCAKLLDLENGLLGLPAFYRPYVVQRRKLHATTQVDVYSFGHVLYEMAFGRPLLEATCSELPYCEATLKSLLEVILAPEALKQDLPTVSHLLEHPFFESARHAVLAVGSMERPHFKLSSHLKEALQQAVNKAEQRLKDEQKVARHQKRLVKVQEMMSSEEEMKKRKQKLKKEQKLAQEQRSANQLSANGMKHVNGKSPERSDSPTSTSTATSVGTLTPPSLRSIDVPQSDGVPAKCTVPPPPMPPPVDTSNVSKLTNERAALLGSICNFNKTSLRKVANEYH from the exons ATGGAACCAGACTTCATAGCTCAACGTCAAGTAGCCCTACAG AATTACCTAAACAATATACTAATGAATCCTATATTGGCATCGTCACTTCCCatgaaaaaattcttagaTCCAGATAATTACACAGCGCCATTACATG AAATAGCTCTGCAACAGGTGTCACTAGCTTTACGCAGTGATGCAAATTTCGAAGTTTGTAAGGCCATTCCTGATATGGGATGGCGGTTGAGGAAGCATTATTATACTGTAAAAAATCGTCAAAATCCCAAGCAAGAGTTACTGCTTGCATGGGTAGAATTTGGTCCAGACAAACACCTGCAAGATAAAGATATGCAAGGAGTTTTCAAAAGTTTAGGGACATTGAAGCATAATTATATAGAACCAATCGTTTATCAACATGTAACGGAAAATGGAGCGTTAatgataagaaatttttatccaaCGGGTACATTACGTGACATTTTGTGTGTAACTAAACCCAAACAACcgtttataaagaaatacggAAACCCAAAACAAACTAAATCGTTAACAGTGCCTGAAATTGCTATGTATGGTTACCAG ATTTTGGAAGCTTTAGGATTTCTTCACGAAAAGGGCCTACCATACGGACATTTACATACaggaaatattcttttgaCTCAGAGGTGTGCGAAATTGCTGGATCTAGAAAATGGCCTGTTAGGCTTACCAGCATTTTATCGACCTTATGTTGTGCAAAGGCGTAAACTTCACGCTACG acTCAAGTAGATGTTTATTCGTTTGGACATGTATTATATGAAATGGCATTTGGACGACCACTGTTAGAAGCAACGTGTTCTGAGTTACCTTATTGTGAAGCAACCTTAAAAAGTCTGCTGGAAGTGATACTCGCACCAGAAGCTCTGAAACAAGATTTACCAACGGTATCGCATTTATTAGAACATCCATTCTTCGAGTCAGCAAGACATGCTGTATTAGCTGTTGGCTCTATGGAACGACCACACTTCAAATTAAGTAGTCATTTGAAGGAGGCTCTGCAGCAAGCAGTGAACAAAGCAGAACAACGATTAAAAGACGAACAGAAAGTAGCAAGACATCAAAAGAGGCTTGTCAAAGTTCAGGAAATGATGAGCTCGGAAGAAGAGATGAAAAAGCGAAAACAAAAgcta AAGAAAGAACAGAAATTGGCCCAAGAACAACGTTCTGCAAATCAGTTAAGTGCGAATGGGATGAAACACGTAAACGGCAAGAGCCCAGAGCGCTCGGATAGTCCTACAAGTACTTCTACAGCGACCAGCGTTGGAACTTTAACACCCCCATCGCTGC GTTCTATAGATGTGCCGCAAAGTGATGGAGTTCCTGCTAAGTGTACTGTACCACCACCTCCGATGCCACCACCTGTTGATACAAGTAATGTTTCAAAGTTGACCAATGAACGAGCTGCTCTGCTAGGAAGTATTTGTAACTTCAATAAAACTAGTCTTCGTAAAGTTGCCAATGAATATCATTGA